TTGAAAGCCTGTCCGCAAGCCTCGGGAACATGCACGTGTGTATATACCATGACACCGAAGAAACCCAATTCCGCATTGCGGAAGGTAGCACGTGTCCGTTTAAAGAACGGATATGAAGTAACCGTTTATATTCCGGGTGTGGGTCATAATTTACAGGAACACTCTCAGGTATTGGTTCGTGGTGGTCGTGTAAAGGACCTTCCCGGTGTCCGTTATCACTTAATTCGTGGTGTTCTGGATGCTATGGGTGATATGGGCGGAACCGCCAGCGTTAAAGATGATGGCGGTAAAAAAGTCCATGCCGGTCGTTGGGTAAGCCGTTCTAAATATGGTGTAAAAAAACCGAAACAATCATAGTTGCGAAGGATAAACGATGCCAAGAAGAAGAGAAGTACAAAAAAGAGAAGTTTTGCCCGACCCGAAGTTTAATAGTACTTTGGTGGCAAAATTTATAAATATTGTTATGGCAAACGGCAAAAAGAGTGTAGCAGAGAAGATTGTGTATAACGCATTAGAGATATTAAAAAAGAAAGTACCGGATAAGGACCCATTAGAGGTTTTTACAGCCGCAGTCGAAAATGCGAAACCATTAGTCCATGTAAAATCA
This genomic interval from Candidatus Hydrogenedens sp. contains the following:
- the rpsL gene encoding 30S ribosomal protein S12, which produces LKACPQASGTCTCVYTMTPKKPNSALRKVARVRLKNGYEVTVYIPGVGHNLQEHSQVLVRGGRVKDLPGVRYHLIRGVLDAMGDMGGTASVKDDGGKKVHAGRWVSRSKYGVKKPKQS